Proteins encoded within one genomic window of Polaribacter sp. NJDZ03:
- the rpsQ gene encoding 30S ribosomal protein S17, which produces MEKRNLRKERIGVVSSNKMEKSIVVAETKRVKHPMYGKFVLKTKKYVAHDEQNDCNEGDTVRIMETRPMSKSKRWRLVEILERAK; this is translated from the coding sequence ATGGAAAAAAGAAATCTTAGAAAAGAGAGAATTGGTGTTGTTTCTAGTAACAAAATGGAAAAATCTATTGTTGTTGCAGAAACTAAGAGAGTAAAGCACCCAATGTACGGTAAATTCGTATTAAAGACGAAGAAGTATGTTGCACACGACGAACAGAATGATTGCAACGAAGGAGATACTGTTAGGATCATGGAAACAAGACCTATGAGTAAATCTAAACGTTGGAGATTAGTAGAAATCCTAGAAAGAGCTAAATAA
- the rplB gene encoding 50S ribosomal protein L2: MSVRKLKPITPGQRFRVVNGFDTITTDKPEKSLLAPKKRSGGRNSQGRMTTRNIGGGHKQRYRIIDFKRDKAGIPATVKTIEYDPNRTAFIALLSYADGEKRYVIAQNGLTVGQTIVAGSAIAPEIGNAMSLSEIPLGTAISCIELRPGQGAVMARSAGSFAQLMARDGKYATVKLPSGETRLILLTCMATIGVVSNSDHQLLVSGKAGRRRWLGRRPRVNAVRMNPVDHPMGGGEGRASGGHPRSRNGIPAKGFKTRSKTKASNKYIIERRKK, translated from the coding sequence AGCGTTTTAGAGTTGTAAATGGGTTCGACACCATAACAACTGATAAGCCGGAGAAAAGTTTACTTGCTCCGAAAAAACGATCTGGAGGTCGAAACAGTCAGGGTAGAATGACAACACGTAATATAGGTGGTGGTCATAAACAAAGATATCGTATTATCGATTTTAAAAGAGATAAAGCAGGTATTCCCGCAACAGTTAAAACTATAGAGTACGATCCAAATCGTACTGCATTTATTGCTTTACTTAGTTATGCTGATGGAGAAAAGCGTTATGTAATTGCACAAAACGGTTTAACAGTAGGTCAAACAATTGTAGCAGGTAGTGCTATTGCTCCAGAAATTGGAAATGCAATGTCATTAAGTGAAATTCCTTTAGGAACTGCAATTTCTTGTATTGAATTACGTCCAGGTCAAGGTGCCGTTATGGCTCGTTCTGCTGGTTCTTTTGCTCAATTAATGGCAAGAGACGGTAAGTATGCAACAGTTAAGTTACCTTCTGGTGAAACAAGATTAATCTTGTTAACATGTATGGCTACTATTGGAGTTGTATCTAATTCAGATCATCAATTATTAGTATCTGGTAAAGCAGGTAGAAGAAGATGGTTAGGTAGAAGACCAAGAGTTAACGCAGTAAGAATGAATCCTGTCGATCACCCAATGGGTGGTGGTGAAGGTCGTGCTTCTGGAGGTCATCCAAGATCTAGAAATGGTATTCCTGCTAAAGGATTTAAAACTAGATCTAAGACTAAAGCTAGTAATAAGTACATTATAGAACGTAGAAAGAAATAA
- the rpsE gene encoding 30S ribosomal protein S5 codes for MMQGYKNVERVKPSGLDLVDRLVGVQRVTKVTKGGRAFGFSAIVVVGDSNGVVGHGLGKSKDVASAIAKAIEDAKKNLVRIPILDATLPHEQKGKFGGAKVFLKPASHGTGVIAGGAVRHVLESVGIHDVLSKSQGSSNPHNVVKATFNALLQLRSAAGIAKQRGISLDKVFNG; via the coding sequence ATTATGCAAGGATATAAAAACGTAGAAAGAGTAAAACCTAGTGGGTTAGATCTTGTAGATAGATTAGTAGGAGTACAACGTGTTACTAAAGTAACAAAAGGTGGTAGAGCATTTGGTTTCTCTGCAATCGTAGTTGTTGGAGATAGTAATGGTGTTGTTGGACATGGTTTAGGTAAATCTAAAGATGTTGCATCTGCAATTGCAAAAGCAATTGAAGACGCAAAGAAAAATTTAGTTAGAATTCCTATTTTAGATGCAACTTTACCTCATGAACAAAAAGGTAAATTTGGTGGAGCTAAAGTTTTTCTTAAGCCTGCATCTCATGGTACTGGAGTTATTGCTGGTGGTGCTGTAAGGCACGTACTAGAGTCAGTTGGTATTCATGATGTATTATCAAAATCTCAAGGATCATCAAATCCTCATAACGTAGTTAAGGCAACTTTTAATGCTTTATTACAATTACGTAGTGCAGCAGGTATTGCTAAACAAAGAGGGATTTCTTTAGACAAAGTATTTAACGGATAA
- the rpsH gene encoding 30S ribosomal protein S8: MYTDPIADFLTRVRNAIAAGHRVVEIPASNLKKEMTKILFDQGYILSYQFNDDKVQGTIKIALKYERETKESVIRKIQRISTPGLRKYVGSTEMPRVLNGLGIAIVSTSKGVMTNKKARQENVGGEVLCYVY; encoded by the coding sequence ATGTATACAGATCCAATCGCGGATTTTCTTACTAGAGTAAGAAATGCAATCGCAGCAGGACACAGAGTAGTGGAAATTCCGGCTTCAAACTTGAAGAAGGAAATGACTAAAATTTTGTTTGATCAAGGGTATATTTTAAGCTACCAGTTCAATGACGATAAAGTTCAAGGGACAATTAAGATCGCTTTAAAGTACGAAAGAGAAACAAAAGAATCAGTAATTAGAAAGATTCAACGAATCAGTACACCAGGTTTACGTAAATATGTTGGCTCTACAGAGATGCCAAGAGTATTAAACGGACTTGGAATTGCTATTGTTTCTACATCTAAGGGTGTAATGACAAACAAAAAAGCACGTCAAGAGAATGTTGGAGGAGAAGTTTTATGTTATGTTTATTAA
- the rpsK gene encoding 30S ribosomal protein S11 — translation MAKASSKKRKVIIDAIGEAHVTASFNNIIISLTNKKGDVISWSSAGKMGFRGSKKNTPYAAQLAAEDCANVAKEAGLRKVKVYVKGPGNGRESAIRSIHNAGIEVTEIIDVTPIPHNGCRPPKRRRV, via the coding sequence ATGGCAAAAGCAAGTTCAAAAAAGCGTAAAGTAATAATTGATGCTATTGGAGAGGCGCACGTAACTGCATCTTTTAACAATATCATTATTTCTTTAACAAATAAAAAAGGTGACGTTATTTCTTGGTCATCTGCTGGTAAAATGGGTTTTAGAGGTTCTAAAAAGAATACTCCATATGCAGCTCAATTAGCCGCAGAAGATTGTGCAAACGTTGCAAAAGAAGCAGGTTTACGTAAAGTAAAAGTGTATGTAAAAGGACCGGGTAATGGTAGAGAATCTGCTATTAGATCTATTCATAATGCAGGTATTGAAGTAACAGAAATTATTGATGTTACACCTATTCCTCATAATGGATGTCGTCCACCGAAGAGAAGAAGAGTATAA
- the rplR gene encoding 50S ribosomal protein L18 translates to MALSKLQRRARIKRRIRKIVSGTATKPRLSVYRSNKEIYAQLVDDVNGVTLASVSSRNKEINASTKIEAATAVGKLIAEKATKAGVETIAFDRNGYLYHGRVKVLADAAREAGLKF, encoded by the coding sequence ATGGCATTATCAAAGCTACAAAGAAGAGCTAGAATTAAGCGTAGAATTAGAAAAATTGTTTCTGGTACTGCTACTAAACCAAGATTATCGGTTTACAGAAGTAACAAGGAAATTTACGCTCAATTAGTAGACGATGTAAACGGAGTGACATTAGCTTCAGTTTCATCTAGAAATAAAGAAATAAACGCAAGTACTAAAATCGAGGCAGCTACAGCAGTTGGTAAATTAATCGCTGAAAAAGCTACTAAAGCAGGAGTTGAAACAATCGCTTTCGATAGAAACGGGTATTTATATCACGGTAGAGTTAAAGTATTAGCAGACGCTGCAAGAGAAGCGGGTTTAAAATTTTAA
- the rplO gene encoding 50S ribosomal protein L15, which produces MSLHNLTPAEGSIKKGKRIARGEGSGKGGTATRGHNGQKSRSGYSKKIGFEGGQMPLQRRVPKFGFTNINRVEYQGINIDKLQSLVDSGKITDTVTLDTLIANRLARKNDLIKILGSGELKAKLNITVHKFTATAKAAIEAAGGEAVTL; this is translated from the coding sequence ATGAGTTTACATAATTTAACACCGGCAGAAGGTTCCATTAAAAAAGGAAAAAGAATTGCAAGGGGTGAAGGATCTGGAAAAGGTGGTACCGCTACAAGAGGTCACAACGGACAGAAATCTCGTTCTGGTTATTCTAAAAAGATTGGTTTTGAGGGAGGGCAAATGCCGCTTCAAAGACGTGTACCAAAATTTGGTTTCACAAATATTAATCGTGTTGAATATCAAGGTATCAATATCGATAAATTACAATCTTTAGTTGATAGTGGAAAGATAACAGATACAGTTACTTTAGATACTTTAATTGCTAATAGATTGGCAAGGAAAAACGACTTAATTAAAATATTAGGGAGTGGTGAGTTAAAAGCTAAATTAAATATAACTGTACATAAATTTACAGCAACAGCAAAAGCAGCTATCGAAGCGGCTGGAGGAGAAGCTGTTACTTTATAA
- the ykgO gene encoding type B 50S ribosomal protein L36: MKVRASVKKRSADCKIVRRKGRLYVINKQNPRFKQRQG; this comes from the coding sequence ATGAAAGTTAGAGCATCAGTTAAAAAAAGAAGTGCCGACTGCAAAATAGTTCGCAGGAAAGGTAGATTATACGTGATTAATAAACAAAATCCTAGATTTAAACAAAGACAAGGGTAA
- the rplN gene encoding 50S ribosomal protein L14 yields MLQTESRLKVADNTGAKEVLVIRVLGGTRKRYASIGDKIVVAVKSATPNGTVKKGQVSRAVVVRTKKEVRRKDGSYIRFDDNACVLLNPTEEMRGTRVFGPVARELREKQFMKIVSLAPEVL; encoded by the coding sequence ATGTTACAGACAGAATCAAGATTAAAAGTCGCAGATAACACTGGAGCAAAAGAAGTTTTAGTGATTAGAGTTTTAGGAGGAACAAGAAAACGTTACGCAAGTATTGGAGACAAGATTGTAGTAGCTGTTAAATCTGCAACTCCAAACGGAACTGTAAAAAAAGGTCAAGTATCTAGAGCAGTTGTTGTGAGAACGAAGAAAGAAGTAAGACGTAAAGACGGATCATACATCAGATTTGATGATAACGCTTGTGTACTTTTAAATCCTACAGAGGAGATGAGAGGAACTCGTGTATTTGGACCTGTTGCACGTGAACTTCGTGAGAAACAATTCATGAAAATAGTATCATTAGCACCTGAAGTGCTTTAA
- the rpsN gene encoding 30S ribosomal protein S14, whose protein sequence is MAKESMKARERKRAATVAKYAEKRKALKEAGDYDALQKLPKNASPVRMHNRCKLTGRPKGYMRQFGLSRVTFREMANQGLIPGVKKASW, encoded by the coding sequence ATGGCTAAAGAATCAATGAAAGCGCGTGAGCGTAAGAGAGCAGCAACTGTTGCAAAATATGCTGAAAAGAGAAAAGCTTTAAAAGAAGCTGGAGACTATGATGCATTGCAAAAATTACCTAAAAACGCTTCACCAGTTAGAATGCATAATAGATGTAAATTAACTGGACGTCCAAAAGGATATATGAGACAATTTGGTTTATCTCGTGTTACTTTTAGAGAAATGGCCAATCAAGGTTTAATACCAGGTGTTAAAAAGGCATCTTGGTAG
- the rplP gene encoding 50S ribosomal protein L16, which produces MLQPKRVKYRKVQKSKGNMTGISGRGNQLSNGMFGIKSLDQNLLTSRQIEAARIAATRHMKREGQLWIKVFPDKPITKKPLEVRMGKGKGAPDHFVAVIKPGRILFEIGGVSIEVAKEALRLAAQKLPVKTKFVVARDFDINA; this is translated from the coding sequence ATGTTACAGCCAAAAAGAGTAAAATACCGTAAGGTACAGAAGTCGAAAGGAAATATGACTGGTATTTCTGGTAGAGGAAATCAACTTTCTAATGGAATGTTTGGTATCAAATCACTAGACCAGAATTTATTAACTTCTCGTCAAATAGAAGCAGCTCGTATCGCGGCAACTCGTCATATGAAAAGAGAAGGTCAGTTATGGATTAAAGTATTTCCAGACAAGCCTATCACTAAGAAACCTTTAGAGGTACGTATGGGTAAGGGTAAAGGAGCACCAGATCATTTTGTTGCAGTTATTAAACCAGGTAGAATTTTGTTTGAAATCGGTGGAGTATCGATAGAAGTAGCAAAAGAAGCTTTACGTTTAGCAGCTCAAAAACTTCCTGTAAAAACGAAGTTTGTAGTAGCAAGAGATTTTGATATTAACGCATAA
- the rplV gene encoding 50S ribosomal protein L22 yields MGVRKKNMADQLKADRKQRAFAKLTNCPTSPRKMRLVADQIRGVEVEKALQILKFSPKEASINLEKLLLSAIANWQAKNEEASIEEAKLFVKTICVDSAGMLKRLRPAPQGRAHRIRKRSNHVTLELGSKNLSN; encoded by the coding sequence ATGGGAGTTCGTAAAAAAAACATGGCAGATCAGTTAAAAGCAGATAGAAAGCAACGTGCTTTCGCGAAGCTTACTAACTGTCCTACATCACCGAGAAAAATGCGTTTAGTCGCAGATCAGATAAGAGGAGTTGAAGTTGAAAAAGCTTTACAAATCTTAAAATTTAGCCCAAAAGAAGCTTCAATTAATTTAGAGAAATTGTTGTTGTCTGCAATTGCAAACTGGCAAGCTAAAAATGAAGAGGCATCTATAGAAGAGGCTAAATTATTTGTAAAAACAATTTGTGTTGATAGCGCAGGAATGTTAAAGAGATTAAGACCAGCTCCACAGGGGCGTGCACATAGAATTCGTAAGCGTTCTAATCACGTTACTTTAGAGTTAGGTAGTAAAAATTTAAGCAATTAA
- the infA gene encoding translation initiation factor IF-1 — MAKQSAIQQDGTITEALSNAMFRVELENGHIVTAHISGKMRMHYIKLLPGDKVKLEMSPYDLSKARITYRY, encoded by the coding sequence ATGGCTAAACAATCAGCAATTCAGCAAGACGGAACAATTACAGAAGCATTATCTAATGCAATGTTTCGTGTAGAATTAGAAAATGGACATATTGTTACGGCACACATTTCTGGTAAAATGCGTATGCATTATATCAAATTATTACCTGGAGATAAGGTGAAATTAGAAATGAGCCCATACGATTTATCAAAGGCAAGAATTACTTACAGATACTAA
- the rpsM gene encoding 30S ribosomal protein S13, producing MARIAGIDIPKNKRGVIALTYIFGIGSSRAIKVLAEAKVDESIKVQDWTDDQIAAIREQVGSFTIEGELRSEVQINIKRLMDIGCQRGIRHRLGLPLRGQRTKNNSRTRKGKRKTVANKKK from the coding sequence ATGGCAAGAATAGCAGGTATTGATATTCCAAAGAATAAAAGAGGTGTTATCGCATTAACTTACATCTTTGGTATAGGAAGCAGCAGAGCAATTAAAGTTCTAGCAGAAGCAAAAGTAGATGAGAGCATTAAAGTTCAAGATTGGACAGATGATCAAATCGCAGCAATTAGAGAACAAGTAGGATCTTTCACTATTGAAGGTGAACTACGTTCTGAGGTACAGATTAACATCAAACGTTTGATGGATATCGGTTGTCAAAGAGGTATTCGTCATAGACTTGGTCTTCCTTTAAGAGGACAAAGAACTAAGAATAACTCTCGTACAAGAAAAGGTAAGAGAAAAACTGTAGCTAACAAGAAAAAATAA
- the secY gene encoding preprotein translocase subunit SecY encodes MNFINRLKEIFSIEELKNKILLTIGLIAVYRFMASVPLPGIDPLQLSALKESTSGGLLGLLNAFTGGAFARASVMALGIMPYISASIVVQLMGIAVPYLQKLQKDGESGRKKITQITRWLTIGITLVQAPTYITAIKTQFGLGPEAFLVSGATFWVSSIIILTAGTIFAMWLGERITDKGVGNGISLLITVGIIANFPAAFLQEFVAKTTNAGAGGIMMVLIEMIVWFVVILLTVLLVTAVRKIAVQYARRTVVGNVQNVAGSRDYIPLKLNAAGVMPIIFAQAIMFLPVALAQRFPAIASLQDMNGLWYNVIFALLIVIFSYFYTAITIPTNKMADDLKRSGGFIPGIRPGKDTADRLDSVLSRITFPGSLFLAALSILPSIVVQFGVQQSWAMFYGGTSLIIMVGVAIDTLQQINSYLLNRHYDGLMKAGNSNRKSNK; translated from the coding sequence ATGAATTTTATTAATAGATTAAAAGAGATTTTCAGTATTGAGGAGTTGAAAAATAAAATTCTTCTTACAATCGGTTTAATAGCTGTGTATCGTTTTATGGCTTCTGTTCCATTACCTGGAATAGATCCATTACAACTTTCAGCTTTAAAAGAGAGTACTTCTGGAGGTCTTTTAGGTTTATTGAATGCATTTACAGGAGGAGCATTTGCTAGAGCGTCAGTAATGGCACTTGGTATTATGCCTTATATTTCAGCGTCTATTGTTGTTCAGTTAATGGGAATTGCGGTTCCTTATTTACAAAAACTTCAAAAAGATGGCGAAAGTGGACGTAAAAAAATTACACAAATAACAAGATGGTTAACAATAGGTATTACGTTAGTGCAAGCACCTACGTATATTACTGCTATTAAAACTCAATTTGGTTTAGGACCAGAGGCTTTTTTAGTAAGTGGAGCTACTTTTTGGGTATCATCAATTATCATTTTAACCGCCGGAACAATTTTTGCAATGTGGTTAGGTGAGCGTATTACAGACAAAGGTGTTGGTAATGGTATTTCATTATTAATTACTGTAGGTATTATTGCTAACTTTCCAGCTGCATTTTTACAAGAGTTTGTTGCTAAAACAACAAATGCGGGTGCAGGTGGTATTATGATGGTTTTAATAGAAATGATTGTTTGGTTTGTAGTAATTTTATTAACTGTGCTATTAGTTACTGCGGTTCGAAAGATTGCAGTTCAATATGCTAGAAGAACAGTTGTAGGAAATGTTCAAAACGTTGCAGGTTCAAGAGATTATATTCCTTTGAAGTTAAATGCAGCAGGTGTTATGCCTATTATCTTTGCTCAAGCAATTATGTTTTTACCAGTTGCTTTGGCTCAGAGATTTCCAGCAATTGCTAGTTTACAGGATATGAATGGTTTATGGTACAATGTTATTTTTGCATTGTTAATTGTCATTTTTAGTTATTTCTATACTGCTATTACTATTCCTACGAATAAAATGGCGGATGATTTAAAAAGAAGTGGTGGTTTTATACCAGGAATTAGACCAGGAAAAGACACAGCAGATAGATTAGATTCTGTATTATCTAGAATTACGTTCCCAGGATCGTTATTTTTAGCAGCATTATCAATCTTACCATCAATTGTAGTTCAGTTTGGAGTACAACAGAGTTGGGCCATGTTTTATGGTGGTACATCATTAATAATTATGGTTGGAGTTGCAATTGATACGTTGCAACAAATTAATTCGTACTTATTAAATCGTCATTATGATGGTTTAATGAAAGCGGGAAATAGCAACAGAAAATCGAATAAATAA
- the rpsC gene encoding 30S ribosomal protein S3 — MGQKTNPIGNRLGIIRGWESNWYGGNDYGDKLAEDFKIRQYVNARLFKASVSRVIIERTLKLVTVTITTARPGIIIGKGGQEVDKLKEELKKITGKEVQINIFEIKRPELDAKLVAVSVARQIENRISYKRATKMAIQATMRMNAEGIKIQISGRLNGAEMARSEHYKEGRIPLSTFRADIDYALVEAHTQYGRLGVKVWIMKGEVYGKRELSPLVGLSKKQGGNKGGGDRSKRPQPRKRK, encoded by the coding sequence ATGGGACAAAAAACTAATCCAATAGGAAATCGTTTAGGAATCATCAGAGGTTGGGAATCTAACTGGTACGGTGGTAATGACTACGGAGATAAATTAGCTGAAGATTTTAAAATAAGACAGTATGTAAATGCTAGATTATTTAAAGCAAGTGTTTCTAGAGTAATTATAGAGCGTACTTTAAAACTTGTAACCGTTACTATCACTACTGCACGTCCAGGTATCATTATTGGTAAAGGAGGTCAAGAGGTAGACAAGTTAAAAGAAGAGCTTAAGAAAATTACAGGTAAAGAAGTTCAAATTAATATTTTTGAAATTAAACGTCCAGAATTAGATGCAAAATTAGTTGCAGTTAGTGTTGCACGTCAAATTGAAAATAGAATTTCATACAAGAGAGCTACTAAGATGGCTATTCAGGCTACTATGCGTATGAACGCTGAAGGAATTAAAATTCAAATTTCAGGTCGTTTAAACGGAGCTGAAATGGCACGTTCAGAACATTATAAAGAAGGAAGAATTCCACTTTCTACTTTTAGAGCTGATATTGACTATGCACTTGTAGAAGCTCATACTCAATACGGAAGACTAGGTGTTAAAGTATGGATTATGAAGGGTGAAGTTTATGGAAAAAGAGAATTATCTCCATTAGTTGGCTTGTCTAAAAAACAAGGTGGTAATAAAGGTGGTGGTGATAGATCTAAACGTCCTCAACCTCGTAAAAGAAAATAA
- the rpmD gene encoding 50S ribosomal protein L30, giving the protein MARIKVTQVKSQIGRLQSQKRTLEALGLRKMNQTVEHEATPSIVGMVNTVKHLVSFEEIK; this is encoded by the coding sequence ATGGCAAGAATAAAAGTTACACAAGTAAAAAGTCAAATCGGACGTCTACAAAGTCAAAAGAGAACTTTAGAGGCATTAGGTTTACGTAAAATGAACCAAACTGTAGAGCATGAGGCAACTCCTTCTATAGTTGGTATGGTAAATACAGTTAAACACTTAGTTTCTTTCGAAGAAATTAAATAA
- the rpmC gene encoding 50S ribosomal protein L29 — translation MKQSEVKELSIADLNEKLGALQKNYTDLKMAHAITPLENPLQLRGLRRTVARIATELTKRELQ, via the coding sequence ATGAAACAATCTGAAGTAAAAGAATTATCTATAGCTGATCTTAATGAAAAGCTTGGAGCGTTGCAAAAGAATTATACTGATCTTAAAATGGCTCACGCAATAACTCCTTTGGAGAATCCATTGCAATTGAGAGGTTTAAGAAGAACTGTAGCAAGAATTGCAACAGAATTAACAAAAAGAGAATTACAATAA
- the rplF gene encoding 50S ribosomal protein L6, whose amino-acid sequence MSRIGKNPVSISQGVDVNVKDNVVTVKGKLGELTQTISKGITVSIEDGIITLDRASESKDHKAQHGLMRALIANMIEGVSKGWTKDLELVGVGYRASNQGQKLDLALGFSHNIVLEIAPEVKIETVSEKGKNPIIKLSSFDKQLVGQIAAKIRSFRAPEPYKGKGVKFVGEILRRKAGKSA is encoded by the coding sequence ATGAGTAGAATTGGAAAAAATCCTGTTAGCATTTCACAAGGTGTAGATGTTAACGTAAAAGACAATGTTGTTACTGTTAAAGGGAAATTAGGTGAGTTAACTCAGACTATTTCTAAAGGAATTACAGTATCAATTGAAGATGGTATTATCACTTTAGATAGAGCATCAGAAAGTAAAGACCATAAAGCACAACATGGTTTAATGAGAGCTTTAATCGCAAATATGATTGAAGGTGTAAGTAAAGGTTGGACTAAAGATTTAGAATTGGTAGGTGTAGGTTATAGAGCATCTAATCAAGGACAAAAATTAGATTTAGCTTTAGGTTTCTCTCATAATATTGTTCTAGAGATAGCTCCAGAAGTTAAAATAGAAACAGTATCTGAGAAAGGGAAAAACCCGATCATTAAATTATCTTCATTTGACAAACAATTAGTTGGTCAAATAGCTGCAAAGATTCGTTCTTTCAGAGCACCAGAGCCTTATAAAGGTAAAGGAGTTAAGTTTGTTGGTGAAATATTAAGAAGAAAAGCAGGTAAATCTGCATAA
- the rplE gene encoding 50S ribosomal protein L5, with protein sequence MSYVPRLKAEYKERVISALTEEFSYKNVMQVPKLEKIVVSKGVGAAIADKKLIDYALEELTKITGQKAVSTMSKKDIAAFKLRKGMPIGVKVTLRGDKMYEFLDRLVTASLPRVRDFNGIKANGFDGRGNYNLGITEQIIYPEINIDQVKKISGMDITFVTSAATDKEAKSLLGELGLPFKKN encoded by the coding sequence ATGAGTTACGTACCAAGATTAAAAGCAGAATACAAGGAAAGAGTTATAAGTGCTCTTACTGAAGAATTCAGTTATAAGAATGTAATGCAAGTGCCAAAATTAGAAAAAATAGTTGTTTCTAAAGGTGTTGGTGCTGCAATTGCAGATAAGAAATTAATAGATTATGCTTTAGAAGAGTTGACTAAAATTACTGGTCAAAAGGCTGTTTCTACAATGTCTAAAAAAGATATTGCTGCATTTAAATTACGTAAAGGAATGCCAATTGGTGTTAAAGTTACTTTACGTGGAGATAAAATGTATGAATTTTTAGATAGATTAGTTACCGCTTCTTTACCACGTGTAAGAGACTTTAACGGTATAAAAGCTAATGGTTTTGATGGAAGAGGTAATTACAATTTAGGTATTACTGAACAAATCATCTACCCAGAGATTAATATTGATCAAGTTAAAAAAATTAGTGGAATGGATATTACATTTGTAACATCTGCAGCTACTGATAAAGAAGCTAAATCATTATTAGGAGAATTAGGTTTACCATTCAAAAAAAATTAA
- the rpsS gene encoding 30S ribosomal protein S19: MARSLKKGPYVHYKLEKKVLANVEAGSKTVIKTWSRASMITPDFVGQTIAVHNGRQFVPVFVTENMVGHKLGEFSPTRSFRGHAGAKNKGKK; the protein is encoded by the coding sequence ATGGCAAGATCATTAAAAAAAGGACCTTACGTTCACTATAAATTAGAGAAAAAAGTGTTAGCTAATGTAGAAGCTGGTAGCAAAACTGTAATTAAAACTTGGTCTAGAGCAAGTATGATTACTCCAGATTTTGTAGGACAAACTATTGCTGTTCATAACGGACGTCAGTTTGTACCAGTTTTTGTAACAGAAAACATGGTAGGGCATAAATTAGGCGAATTTTCACCAACTCGTTCTTTTAGAGGACACGCTGGTGCAAAAAATAAAGGAAAAAAATAG
- the rplX gene encoding 50S ribosomal protein L24: MKKFKLKSGDTVKVIAGDHKGSEGKVLQIIKEKDRVLVEGVNLVSKHTKPSAQNPQGGIVKKEASLHISNLMLVEDGVAVRVGYKVDGDTKTRVSKKTKK; encoded by the coding sequence ATGAAGAAGTTCAAATTAAAATCAGGAGATACTGTAAAAGTAATTGCAGGAGATCATAAAGGATCTGAAGGAAAGGTTTTACAAATCATTAAAGAGAAGGATAGAGTTTTAGTAGAAGGTGTTAACTTAGTTTCTAAGCACACTAAACCTAGCGCTCAAAACCCTCAAGGTGGTATTGTAAAGAAAGAAGCTTCACTTCATATATCTAACTTAATGTTAGTAGAAGATGGTGTAGCTGTGAGAGTAGGTTATAAGGTTGATGGAGATACTAAGACTAGAGTCTCTAAAAAAACTAAAAAATAA